A genome region from Sphaerisporangium krabiense includes the following:
- a CDS encoding ABC transporter substrate-binding protein has product MWVDHAGGPKGARVLPKGVHYIFQVIDAAVAERADGRRIPIVLITHEHGPGEPETAGEETAQSWLVSAYRERLSRQRGPGRDGLDSIVPHAYVDDAALVASYEPHIALVESVRDQLRRSMRGSGVLRFPCLDPCLTILRTEAGVGTAKDTLLRDTLYAAYKAERSWLDWLPELANAVGKQTPSGGWFDVVRIPASRLVRRVYTNRLRRTHRWLEGVLQAPGGDFLGTALEIVKDGPRRGNEPLVQRILLMALMRDLAKAVRGPWPGWLWGRRRPGRPWPFVVLLGTVGDPGAPSRAFLDRYTDLARTEDPAPLMILGALTGEVPPYAFPLTPDAGPGAAPARGRSAPMLLADRLSALYARGDDDGAGVHLLPLSAEPDEGMDADWLQANPKVVPPRVRRRAKVRPYLPVIVASVLLAALTLVLRPGPAPSAAPVKPSSCRKTKNTDEIVGVTDGLRCTLAGPQDTVLRELERIAGEQNKALTPGRAYRSVVFLAPLTNAKENDNAVPSGIPALRGALLAQRQINKAQVRRMPVRLLIANAGEQFRYGSDWSRDREGIDVAQMIIDAAAEEHVAGVIGITQSRQESLRAAHELDRAQIPVIATGTVGSKMVDFDAPPRYFQVSPTNDRISRVLADFAVNSEDLRKLTGPGPATAVIVHDPADEFFSADLTDKFGERYLEAGGDVRKIAYLEKGNDRNTRDVAEEICRTVKATNGFVLYTGRSGVMPNLFGALQHEPMCEKSEGTIAVLAESVDPDLITAPERMGREYPYLTLFYSASNPIDDGDLKHASTRFSRDFRETFHRDDPDIEAAGGFDALNVLSEVINAVYTAHSDGDVRPSDVYQHLLNTGITHLGATGRLRLDGRHKYPPDKAVYIREIDPQGRILPRLACGILHNTDVATTWGPKGRPHPCPRDP; this is encoded by the coding sequence GGCGAGCCGGAGACGGCGGGTGAGGAAACGGCGCAGTCGTGGCTGGTCTCGGCGTACCGTGAACGCCTTTCCCGGCAGCGCGGGCCGGGCCGTGACGGCCTGGACAGCATCGTCCCGCACGCCTACGTCGACGACGCCGCGCTCGTGGCCTCGTACGAGCCGCACATCGCCCTGGTCGAGAGCGTCCGCGACCAGCTCAGACGCTCGATGCGGGGGAGCGGCGTGCTGCGGTTCCCCTGCCTCGACCCGTGCCTGACGATCCTGCGCACCGAGGCCGGCGTGGGCACGGCGAAGGACACCCTGCTGCGCGACACGCTGTACGCCGCCTACAAGGCCGAGCGCTCCTGGCTCGACTGGCTGCCCGAGCTCGCGAACGCCGTCGGCAAGCAGACCCCCTCGGGGGGATGGTTCGACGTGGTGCGGATACCCGCCTCCCGCCTGGTCCGGAGGGTGTACACCAACCGGCTCCGTCGCACGCACCGCTGGCTCGAAGGCGTGCTCCAGGCCCCCGGTGGCGACTTCCTCGGCACGGCGTTGGAGATCGTCAAGGACGGTCCCCGGCGGGGCAACGAACCGCTCGTCCAGCGAATCCTGCTGATGGCGCTCATGCGCGACCTCGCCAAGGCCGTGCGCGGCCCATGGCCGGGGTGGCTGTGGGGCCGGCGCCGCCCGGGACGGCCCTGGCCGTTCGTCGTCCTGCTCGGCACGGTGGGCGATCCCGGCGCGCCGAGCCGCGCGTTCCTCGACCGGTACACCGACCTCGCGCGGACCGAGGACCCCGCCCCGCTGATGATCCTCGGAGCGCTCACCGGGGAGGTCCCGCCCTATGCCTTTCCCCTCACGCCGGACGCCGGTCCCGGCGCGGCGCCGGCGCGCGGCCGTAGCGCGCCGATGCTCCTGGCGGACCGGCTCTCGGCGCTGTACGCCCGCGGCGACGACGACGGCGCCGGCGTCCACCTGCTGCCGCTGTCCGCGGAGCCGGACGAGGGCATGGACGCCGACTGGCTCCAGGCCAATCCCAAGGTCGTGCCGCCACGGGTCCGGCGGCGCGCGAAGGTGCGCCCGTACCTGCCCGTCATCGTCGCGTCCGTGCTGCTCGCGGCGCTGACGCTCGTCCTGCGCCCTGGACCGGCCCCGTCGGCGGCCCCCGTGAAACCGTCCTCGTGCCGGAAGACCAAGAACACCGACGAGATCGTCGGGGTGACCGACGGCCTGCGGTGCACGCTGGCCGGGCCGCAGGACACCGTGCTGCGGGAGCTGGAGCGGATCGCCGGAGAGCAGAACAAGGCCCTCACGCCCGGCCGGGCCTACCGGTCGGTGGTCTTCCTCGCTCCCCTCACCAACGCGAAGGAGAACGACAACGCGGTGCCGTCCGGCATCCCAGCCCTGCGCGGCGCGCTGCTCGCGCAGCGGCAGATCAACAAGGCGCAGGTCAGGCGGATGCCGGTCCGGCTGCTCATCGCCAACGCCGGCGAGCAGTTCAGATACGGGTCGGACTGGTCGAGGGACCGCGAGGGCATCGACGTCGCCCAGATGATCATCGACGCGGCGGCGGAGGAGCACGTCGCGGGCGTCATCGGCATCACGCAGAGCCGGCAGGAGTCGCTGCGGGCCGCGCACGAGCTGGACCGGGCGCAGATCCCCGTCATCGCGACGGGCACCGTGGGCAGCAAGATGGTGGACTTCGACGCCCCACCGCGGTACTTCCAGGTGTCGCCGACCAACGACCGGATCTCCCGGGTGCTGGCCGATTTCGCGGTGAACTCCGAGGACCTGCGGAAGCTCACCGGGCCCGGGCCGGCCACCGCGGTCATCGTCCACGACCCGGCGGACGAGTTCTTCAGCGCGGACCTCACCGACAAGTTCGGCGAGCGGTACCTCGAGGCCGGCGGCGACGTCAGGAAGATCGCCTACCTGGAGAAGGGCAACGACAGGAACACGCGCGACGTCGCCGAGGAGATCTGCCGGACGGTCAAGGCCACGAACGGCTTCGTCCTGTACACGGGGCGCTCGGGCGTGATGCCCAACCTGTTCGGCGCCCTGCAGCACGAGCCCATGTGCGAGAAGAGCGAAGGCACGATCGCGGTCCTGGCCGAGAGCGTCGATCCGGATCTCATCACCGCGCCCGAGCGCATGGGGCGCGAGTACCCGTACCTGACGCTGTTCTACTCGGCCTCCAACCCCATCGACGACGGGGACCTCAAGCACGCCTCCACCAGGTTCTCCCGGGACTTCCGCGAGACGTTCCACCGGGACGACCCCGACATCGAGGCCGCGGGCGGGTTCGACGCGCTGAACGTGCTCTCCGAGGTGATCAACGCGGTCTACACCGCTCACTCCGACGGCGACGTCCGCCCGAGCGACGTGTACCAGCACCTGCTCAACACCGGGATCACCCATCTGGGCGCGACCGGCAGGCTGAGGCTGGACGGCCGCCACAAGTACCCGCCGGACAAGGCCGTCTACATCCGTGAGATCGACCCGCAGGGGCGAATTCTGCCGCGCCTGGCCTGCGGGATCCTCCACAACACCGACGTGGCCACCACCTGGGGGCCCAAGGGCCGCCCGCACCCCTGCCCGCGCGACCCGTGA
- a CDS encoding DegT/DnrJ/EryC1/StrS family aminotransferase, with product MIPLFKVALAPDAADRVREVIGTAVLGHGPRVEEFEDALRARVGTPHLATVNNGTSGLHLALRLATSPPGSNPPGDGDRGEVLTTALTFEATNWAILANGFRVRWVDVDPGTLNMDLDDLAKKISPATRAIMVVHWAGHPVDVERLARVLDDAEAAHGFRPPVIEDCAQAWGTTLRGTPLGNHGNYCVFSFHATKHLACGAGGMLVTPDEESLRRALRLRFFGIDRRADRVNGDYDVPEWGYNFYLGEIAAAIGLANLETVADRVALHRRNAAHFDEHLAGVPGLEPTARPEGEESSFWLYPVKVERRADFIRKLADAGIQASAVVRRNDTHTCLPPDAAEALPNLDAVHDRVVHVPVGWWLSEEDRAHVVATIRSGW from the coding sequence ATGATCCCCCTGTTCAAGGTCGCGCTGGCGCCCGACGCCGCCGACCGGGTGCGCGAGGTCATCGGCACCGCCGTGCTCGGGCACGGGCCGCGGGTCGAGGAGTTCGAGGACGCCCTGCGCGCCCGCGTCGGCACCCCGCACCTGGCGACCGTCAACAACGGGACCTCCGGCCTGCACCTGGCCCTGCGGCTCGCGACCAGTCCCCCCGGCTCGAACCCGCCGGGGGACGGCGACCGCGGCGAGGTGCTCACCACGGCCCTCACCTTCGAGGCCACCAACTGGGCCATCCTCGCCAACGGCTTCCGCGTCCGCTGGGTGGACGTGGACCCGGGCACGCTCAACATGGACCTGGACGACCTGGCCAAGAAGATCTCGCCGGCCACCCGCGCCATCATGGTCGTCCACTGGGCCGGGCACCCGGTCGACGTCGAACGGCTGGCGCGCGTCCTCGACGACGCCGAGGCGGCCCACGGGTTCCGCCCGCCCGTCATCGAGGACTGCGCGCAGGCGTGGGGCACCACGTTGCGGGGCACGCCGCTCGGCAACCACGGCAACTACTGCGTGTTCAGCTTCCACGCCACCAAGCACCTGGCGTGCGGCGCGGGCGGCATGCTCGTCACCCCGGACGAGGAGTCGCTGCGCCGTGCGCTGCGCCTGCGGTTCTTCGGCATCGACCGGCGCGCCGACCGGGTCAACGGCGACTACGACGTGCCCGAATGGGGCTACAACTTCTACCTCGGCGAGATCGCCGCGGCCATCGGCCTGGCCAACCTGGAGACCGTCGCCGACCGGGTGGCGCTGCACCGCCGCAACGCCGCCCACTTCGACGAGCACCTCGCGGGCGTGCCGGGCCTGGAGCCGACCGCGCGGCCCGAGGGCGAGGAGTCGTCGTTCTGGCTGTACCCGGTGAAGGTGGAGCGGCGCGCCGACTTCATCAGGAAGCTGGCGGACGCCGGCATCCAGGCGAGCGCGGTGGTCCGGCGCAACGACACCCACACCTGTCTGCCGCCGGACGCCGCCGAGGCCCTGCCCAACCTGGACGCCGTGCACGACCGGGTCGTGCACGTCCCCGTCGGCTGGTGGCTGTCGGAGGAGGATCGCGCCCACGTCGTCGCGACCATCCGCTCGGGCTGGTGA
- a CDS encoding class I SAM-dependent methyltransferase, whose protein sequence is MTTDFSVRDTNVYAPEVSEVYDLLYQGRGKDYAREARILVDLIRARKADANSLVDVACGTGEHLRTLRTVFDHVEGVELSDTMRAAAAEKLPGVLVHPGDIRDFRLGRTFDAVTSMYSTVGYMRTTAELDAAVSTMAGHVSPGGVLIVEPWYFPHTFIDGHIGDDVIRTEGRTVARIARSVRHGDAVHQQAHYVVADSAGVRHFEHVQIFTLFSPEQYESAFLRAGCTVEYVEPGDILAGRGLFVGIRH, encoded by the coding sequence ATGACCACAGATTTCTCCGTGCGAGACACCAACGTCTACGCGCCGGAGGTCAGCGAGGTCTACGACCTCCTCTACCAGGGGCGCGGCAAGGACTACGCGCGCGAGGCGCGGATCCTCGTCGACCTGATCCGCGCGCGCAAGGCCGACGCGAACTCGCTGGTCGACGTCGCGTGCGGCACGGGCGAGCACCTGCGCACGCTGCGGACCGTCTTCGACCACGTCGAGGGCGTCGAGCTGTCGGACACGATGCGCGCGGCGGCGGCCGAGAAGCTGCCCGGCGTGCTCGTCCACCCCGGCGACATCCGCGACTTCCGCCTCGGCCGCACCTTCGACGCCGTGACCAGCATGTACAGCACGGTCGGCTACATGCGCACGACCGCCGAGCTGGACGCCGCGGTGTCCACCATGGCCGGGCACGTCTCCCCCGGAGGCGTGCTCATCGTCGAGCCGTGGTACTTCCCCCACACGTTCATCGACGGGCACATCGGCGACGACGTGATCCGGACCGAGGGCCGCACGGTCGCCCGCATCGCCCGGTCGGTGCGGCACGGCGACGCCGTCCACCAGCAGGCCCACTACGTCGTGGCCGACTCCGCGGGCGTGCGGCACTTCGAGCACGTCCAGATCTTCACCCTGTTCTCGCCCGAGCAGTACGAGTCGGCGTTCCTGCGCGCCGGGTGCACCGTGGAGTACGTCGAGCCCGGCGACATCCTGGCCGGCCGCGGGCTGTTCGTCGGCATCCGGCACTGA
- a CDS encoding class I SAM-dependent methyltransferase: MQSSCRICGGVVLKSIDLGQQPRGNGFLLPRDVENELTFHLTMGLCGSCTMAQLQGEVPQELRYHDSYPYHASVSAVHREHFEGNARYFLEHELTGPDPFIVEIGSNDGVMLATIAQAGVRHLGVEPSKEVAELSMARGVRVLSEFFDETTATKIRLEHGPADVIFGANCIAHIAHLASVCRGVESLLGPDGVFVFEEPYFGAVVDNTAFDMIYDEHSFYFAVRSIKAMAERFGLELVNAEPLPLHGGTMRYTLGRPGMRTPAPAVAEFLEEERARGLGEHETLLRFSARVERIRDDLNALLARIRAEGHRVVGYGAPAKTTTVTNYCGIGPDQIPYVVDNTPAKQGRLVPGTHIPVLPPSAFHEDYPEYALLFAWNHAEEIMAKETAFRDRGGRWILYVPDVHVL, from the coding sequence ATGCAGAGTAGCTGTCGGATTTGCGGCGGAGTGGTGCTGAAATCCATCGACCTCGGGCAGCAGCCCCGCGGCAACGGATTCCTGCTCCCGCGCGATGTCGAGAACGAGCTGACCTTCCACCTGACGATGGGACTGTGCGGCTCGTGCACGATGGCCCAGCTACAGGGCGAGGTCCCCCAGGAGCTCAGGTACCACGACTCCTACCCCTACCATGCCTCGGTGTCGGCCGTGCACCGCGAGCATTTCGAGGGCAACGCGCGCTACTTCCTGGAGCACGAGCTGACGGGTCCCGACCCGTTCATCGTCGAGATCGGCAGCAACGATGGGGTCATGCTCGCCACGATCGCGCAGGCCGGCGTCCGCCACCTCGGCGTCGAGCCGTCCAAGGAGGTCGCCGAGCTGTCCATGGCCCGGGGCGTGCGCGTCCTGTCGGAGTTCTTCGACGAGACGACGGCGACCAAGATCCGCCTGGAGCACGGGCCCGCCGACGTCATCTTCGGCGCCAACTGCATCGCCCACATCGCCCACCTGGCGTCGGTGTGCCGCGGGGTGGAGTCGCTGCTCGGGCCGGACGGGGTGTTCGTCTTCGAGGAGCCGTACTTCGGCGCCGTCGTCGACAACACCGCCTTCGACATGATCTACGACGAGCACTCCTTCTACTTCGCCGTCCGCTCCATCAAGGCGATGGCCGAGCGGTTCGGCCTGGAGCTCGTCAACGCCGAGCCGCTCCCGCTGCACGGCGGCACGATGCGGTACACGCTCGGACGGCCCGGCATGCGCACGCCCGCCCCGGCGGTCGCGGAGTTCCTGGAGGAGGAGCGCGCCCGGGGCCTCGGCGAGCACGAGACGCTGCTGCGGTTCTCCGCCCGCGTGGAGCGCATCCGCGACGACCTGAACGCCCTGCTCGCGCGGATCCGCGCCGAGGGTCACCGGGTCGTCGGCTACGGCGCCCCCGCCAAGACCACCACGGTGACCAACTACTGCGGCATCGGGCCCGACCAGATCCCGTACGTGGTCGACAACACCCCGGCCAAACAGGGCCGCCTGGTGCCCGGCACCCACATCCCGGTGCTGCCGCCTTCGGCGTTCCACGAGGACTACCCCGAGTACGCCCTCCTGTTCGCCTGGAACCACGCCGAAGAGATCATGGCCAAGGAGACCGCGTTCCGCGACCGCGGCGGCCGGTGGATCCTCTACGTGCCGGACGTCCACGTCCTGTGA
- a CDS encoding acyltransferase family protein, which translates to MSAETSSIEVKPPEERQRDLPALTGMRIIAALLVFLSHVVYPMTTGNQNPTTPFKDPGVTENLVWFFSPGGSIGVSFFFILSGFVITWSSRPGSSTGAYYRRRVVKILPNHVVTWGLAMLLFAASYTPAYGLLNLILVNSFSPDPMNWGGANMPAWSLSSEMLFYLLFPLLIIPIRKIRDSRLWTWAAIAVAAMAAVCVVTLTLVPDAPVFPGDVLSLNQFWFVYMFPPARLVEFVFGMILARIVMRGRWPRIGFVPVTVLLVLGYAAALYLPPPWNLTLATSIPFGLAIGTFAKANLEGRRTVMGTRPMVWLGNVSFGFYMTQAVVLFWLVPTVLGTWASFDVLGGTLLVLAYTGVNVVAGWLLWKFVETPAMKYLSRSRKRPADRPPVAPAQEPQVSAQTTPA; encoded by the coding sequence TTGTCCGCGGAAACGTCTTCCATCGAGGTCAAGCCTCCCGAGGAGCGTCAGCGCGACCTGCCCGCGCTGACGGGGATGCGCATCATCGCCGCGCTTCTCGTCTTCCTCAGCCACGTCGTCTACCCGATGACCACGGGGAACCAGAACCCCACCACCCCGTTCAAGGACCCGGGCGTCACCGAGAACCTCGTCTGGTTCTTCTCGCCGGGCGGCTCGATCGGCGTCTCGTTCTTCTTCATCCTCAGCGGCTTCGTCATCACCTGGTCCTCGCGGCCGGGTAGCTCGACCGGCGCCTACTACCGCCGCCGCGTCGTGAAGATCCTGCCCAACCACGTGGTGACCTGGGGCCTGGCGATGCTGCTGTTCGCCGCCTCCTACACCCCCGCGTACGGGCTGCTGAACCTCATCCTGGTGAACTCGTTCTCGCCCGACCCGATGAACTGGGGCGGCGCGAACATGCCGGCCTGGTCGCTGAGCTCGGAGATGCTGTTCTACCTGCTGTTCCCGCTGCTGATCATCCCGATCAGGAAGATCCGCGACAGCCGGCTGTGGACGTGGGCGGCCATCGCCGTCGCCGCCATGGCCGCCGTCTGCGTCGTCACGCTGACGCTGGTGCCGGACGCGCCGGTCTTCCCCGGCGACGTGCTGTCGCTGAACCAGTTCTGGTTCGTCTACATGTTCCCGCCGGCCCGGCTGGTCGAGTTCGTCTTCGGCATGATCCTCGCCCGCATCGTCATGCGCGGCCGCTGGCCGAGGATCGGCTTCGTCCCCGTGACGGTGCTGCTGGTGCTCGGGTACGCGGCGGCGCTGTACCTGCCGCCGCCGTGGAACCTCACCCTGGCCACCTCGATCCCGTTCGGCCTGGCCATCGGCACGTTCGCCAAGGCCAACCTCGAGGGCAGGCGCACCGTCATGGGCACGCGCCCGATGGTGTGGCTCGGCAACGTGTCGTTCGGCTTCTACATGACCCAGGCCGTGGTGCTGTTCTGGCTCGTGCCGACGGTGCTCGGCACGTGGGCCTCGTTCGACGTCCTCGGCGGCACGCTGCTCGTCCTCGCCTACACCGGCGTCAACGTCGTCGCCGGCTGGCTGCTGTGGAAGTTCGTCGAGACGCCCGCGATGAAGTACCTGAGCCGGTCCAGGAAGCGGCCGGCGGACCGTCCCCCCGTCGCCCCCGCGCAGGAGCCGCAGGTCTCCGCCCAGACCACCCCGGCCTGA
- a CDS encoding NAD-dependent epimerase/dehydratase family protein — translation MSATRAVVTGGSGFIGGHLVDRLLARGDEVTTFDAGPLPEHRRRTWEDVRHVQGDIRDLDRLAEAIRPGVDVVYHLAAVVGVDQYLARPLDVIDINFGGTRNVLELAARAGARVVVASTSEVFGKNPVVPWSEDGDRVLGPTSVDRWTYSSAKALTEHLTYAFGRQHGLPVTIVRYFNAYGPGQRPAYIVSRNVHRALNGRPLVTYDQGRQTRCFTYVGDAVEGTLLAAASPEAVGESFNLGSMTETAVGDAIALIAKLTEADVETLAVDTRQTYGASYEDLTRRVPDNAKARRVLGWEPGTSLQDGLVQAIEWARANPWWLALPDSGAS, via the coding sequence ATGAGCGCCACGCGCGCCGTCGTGACCGGCGGCTCCGGCTTCATCGGCGGCCACCTGGTCGACCGGCTCCTCGCCCGCGGCGACGAGGTGACGACCTTCGACGCCGGCCCGCTCCCCGAACACCGGCGCCGGACGTGGGAGGACGTCCGGCACGTCCAGGGCGACATCCGGGACCTCGACCGGCTCGCCGAGGCGATCAGGCCGGGCGTGGACGTCGTCTACCACCTGGCCGCCGTCGTCGGCGTGGACCAGTACCTGGCCCGGCCGCTCGACGTCATCGACATCAACTTCGGCGGCACGCGCAACGTCCTGGAGCTCGCCGCGCGCGCGGGGGCCCGGGTCGTGGTGGCCAGCACCAGCGAGGTCTTCGGCAAGAACCCCGTGGTGCCCTGGAGCGAGGACGGCGACCGGGTGCTCGGCCCGACGTCGGTGGACCGCTGGACGTACTCCTCGGCCAAGGCGCTGACCGAGCACCTCACCTACGCCTTCGGCCGCCAGCACGGCCTGCCCGTCACGATCGTGCGGTACTTCAACGCCTACGGCCCCGGCCAGCGTCCCGCCTACATCGTGAGCCGCAACGTGCACCGCGCCCTCAACGGGCGGCCCCTGGTCACCTACGACCAGGGACGCCAGACCCGGTGCTTCACCTACGTGGGCGACGCCGTGGAGGGCACGCTGCTGGCGGCGGCGAGCCCCGAGGCGGTGGGCGAGTCGTTCAACCTCGGCTCGATGACGGAGACCGCGGTGGGCGACGCGATCGCGCTGATCGCCAAGCTGACCGAGGCCGACGTCGAGACCCTGGCCGTGGACACGCGTCAGACGTACGGAGCGTCGTACGAGGACCTGACCCGGCGCGTGCCCGACAACGCCAAGGCCCGCCGGGTGCTGGGCTGGGAGCCGGGGACGAGCCTGCAGGACGGGCTCGTCCAGGCCATCGAGTGGGCCCGCGCCAACCCGTGGTGGCTGGCCCTGCCCGACAGCGGCGCCTCCTGA
- a CDS encoding nucleotide sugar dehydrogenase, with protein MRFLPEHREPKVAIVGLGYVGSCFAAILADHGCEVIGVDNDARLVDELTARHCRYHEEGLADLLFSSMAAGRLRVTTDYAALTAADVVIIAVGTPVRADGSLVDGQLRGACTEVSRHLRAGQLVVLKSTVPPGTTRELVLPLLERGGLVQGDDFGLAFTPERFAEGTALRELRKLPIVVGGMDDDSTEAAAAFWRRTFEVEVVPLPSPESAEIVKLADNWWIDLNIALANELAKFCALFEVDVLDVIGAANTVPKGAGKVNILLPSVGVGGSCLVKDPWMVWRSARERGLEILTAPIGREVNAGMPEYTAQLIAEELQRLGKDPAKSTVAVLGLAFKSDTGDLRATPVEAAVNALRKAGAKVRLYDPLVDPVQAEELFDLKPVATLREAVEGADCLALMTLHQQFREIDFAALPVSPSCLVLDGRAYYPEAKITSLRELGYVYRGIGR; from the coding sequence ATGCGTTTTCTACCTGAGCACCGGGAGCCTAAAGTCGCCATTGTCGGCCTTGGATATGTCGGCTCCTGCTTCGCCGCGATCCTGGCGGACCACGGCTGCGAGGTCATCGGCGTGGACAATGATGCCCGTCTGGTCGACGAGCTCACCGCACGCCACTGCCGTTACCACGAGGAGGGGCTCGCCGACCTCCTCTTCAGCTCGATGGCGGCGGGCCGCCTCCGGGTCACCACCGACTACGCCGCGCTGACCGCCGCCGACGTGGTCATCATCGCGGTGGGCACGCCGGTCCGCGCGGACGGCTCCCTCGTGGACGGCCAGCTCCGCGGCGCGTGCACCGAGGTGAGCCGCCACCTGCGCGCCGGCCAGCTCGTCGTGCTGAAGAGCACGGTGCCGCCGGGCACCACCCGCGAGCTGGTGCTCCCGCTGCTGGAGCGCGGCGGACTCGTCCAGGGCGACGACTTCGGCCTGGCCTTCACCCCCGAGCGCTTCGCCGAGGGCACCGCGCTGCGCGAGCTGCGCAAGCTGCCCATCGTGGTCGGCGGCATGGACGACGACAGCACCGAGGCCGCCGCCGCGTTCTGGCGCAGGACCTTCGAGGTGGAGGTCGTCCCGCTGCCGTCCCCGGAGTCCGCCGAGATCGTCAAGCTCGCCGACAACTGGTGGATCGACCTCAACATCGCGCTCGCCAACGAGCTGGCCAAGTTCTGCGCGCTGTTCGAGGTGGACGTCCTGGACGTCATCGGGGCCGCCAACACCGTGCCGAAGGGCGCGGGCAAGGTGAACATCCTGCTGCCGAGCGTCGGCGTCGGCGGGTCGTGCCTGGTCAAGGACCCGTGGATGGTCTGGCGCTCGGCGCGCGAGCGCGGCCTTGAGATCCTCACCGCGCCGATCGGCCGCGAGGTCAACGCCGGGATGCCCGAGTACACCGCGCAGCTCATCGCCGAGGAGCTCCAGCGCCTCGGCAAGGACCCGGCGAAGTCCACCGTGGCCGTGCTGGGCCTGGCGTTCAAGAGCGACACCGGCGACCTGCGCGCCACCCCGGTCGAGGCGGCCGTCAACGCCCTGCGCAAGGCCGGGGCCAAGGTGCGTCTCTACGACCCGCTGGTGGACCCCGTCCAGGCCGAGGAGCTGTTCGACCTCAAGCCGGTCGCGACCCTGCGCGAGGCCGTCGAGGGCGCCGACTGCCTGGCCCTGATGACCCTGCACCAGCAGTTCCGCGAGATCGACTTCGCCGCGCTGCCCGTCTCGCCGTCGTGCCTGGTGCTGGACGGCCGGGCGTACTACCCCGAGGCGAAGATCACCTCGCTGCGCGAGCTGGGCTACGTCTACCGGGGGATCGGCCGATGA
- the rfbH gene encoding lipopolysaccharide biosynthesis protein RfbH: MNDHKALILDEVRKFHQDTQTDKGFVPGVTEIWPTGAVHDVEDRVALVEAALDLRVAAGTRARKFESLFARKMKRRKAHLTTSGSSANLLAVSALTSPKLQEMRLRPGDEIITVAAAFPTTVSPILQNGLVPVFVDVELGTYNPTVEKVAAAIGPKTKAIMIAHAVGNPFDVVDMAALADEHDMFLIEDNCDAVGSFYDGEPTGSFGDLSTVSFYPAHHMTMGEGGCVLTSNLALSRIVESLRDWGRDCWCEPGESNTCLKRFSYQMGTLPAGYDHKYIYSHVGYNLKATELQAALGLSQLNKVDDFCAARRRNWRHLREGLEGTRHLILPVATPRSDPSWYGFVITVDPAAPFQASELIAFLEDRKIGTRRLFGGNLLRHPAYMEQPHRVVGELTNTDIITTQTFHVGVYPGLTDEMIEYVVSSIKEFVEARG, encoded by the coding sequence ATGAACGACCACAAGGCACTGATCCTCGACGAGGTCCGCAAGTTCCACCAGGACACCCAGACCGACAAGGGGTTCGTGCCGGGCGTCACCGAGATCTGGCCCACCGGCGCGGTGCACGACGTGGAGGACCGGGTCGCCCTGGTCGAGGCGGCGCTGGACCTGCGCGTCGCCGCCGGCACGCGGGCACGCAAGTTCGAGTCGCTGTTCGCGCGCAAGATGAAGCGGCGCAAGGCGCACCTGACCACCTCGGGCTCCTCGGCCAACCTGCTGGCCGTCTCCGCCCTGACCTCGCCCAAGCTGCAGGAGATGCGGCTGCGCCCCGGCGACGAGATCATCACGGTCGCGGCGGCGTTCCCGACGACGGTCAGCCCGATCCTGCAGAACGGCCTCGTGCCGGTCTTCGTGGACGTCGAGCTCGGCACCTACAACCCGACGGTCGAGAAGGTCGCCGCGGCGATCGGGCCGAAGACCAAGGCCATCATGATCGCGCACGCGGTCGGCAACCCGTTCGACGTGGTGGACATGGCCGCCCTCGCCGACGAGCACGACATGTTCCTCATCGAGGACAACTGCGACGCCGTCGGCTCCTTCTACGACGGCGAGCCGACCGGCTCGTTCGGCGACCTGTCCACCGTGAGCTTCTATCCCGCCCACCACATGACGATGGGCGAGGGCGGCTGCGTGCTGACCTCCAACCTCGCGCTGTCGCGCATCGTGGAGTCCCTGCGCGACTGGGGCCGCGACTGCTGGTGCGAGCCCGGCGAGAGCAACACCTGCCTCAAGCGCTTCAGCTACCAGATGGGCACGCTGCCCGCCGGCTACGACCACAAGTACATCTACTCGCACGTCGGCTACAACCTGAAGGCGACGGAGCTGCAGGCCGCCCTCGGCCTCAGCCAGCTCAACAAGGTGGACGACTTCTGCGCGGCCCGCCGCCGCAACTGGCGCCACCTGCGCGAGGGCCTGGAGGGCACCCGCCACCTGATCCTGCCCGTGGCCACCCCGCGCAGCGACCCGAGCTGGTACGGCTTCGTCATCACGGTCGACCCCGCGGCGCCGTTCCAGGCGTCCGAGCTGATCGCCTTCCTGGAGGACCGCAAGATCGGCACCCGGCGGCTGTTCGGCGGCAACCTGCTGCGCCACCCCGCCTACATGGAGCAGCCGCACCGTGTGGTCGGCGAGCTGACCAACACCGACATCATCACCACCCAGACCTTCCACGTCGGGGTCTACCCGGGCCTGACCGACGAGATGATCGAATACGTCGTCTCCTCCATCAAGGAGTTCGTGGAGGCACGTGGATAG